One Coffea eugenioides isolate CCC68of chromosome 2, Ceug_1.0, whole genome shotgun sequence genomic window, TCACAGGTCAATTTGAGGTGGTTACCTATGTATGAAGTTTATCACAAACGTACTCACCTAGTACAGTAACATCCTAGTTAGGTGATTTGTGGAATATTCATCATCCTCTCCCTTTGGGTCGAAGCTCGGTGAGTAGGTGGAAGAGTGAGAACTAGACGACGGGGAGGTCACTTCTTGCTTTGGAATATCATTATCATTTTCGTGGTTGCTTGTAATCCAAATTAAGTCAATTTGAATGGTTAGAATTTAAAACAGAAATAGATAGCTTGCGTTATTGAAGACTTTATTGAAGAAAATTGCTCCTCGCTATGGGAAGAAACATGTACCCTAAATTTCATAGGATACTGGGAGACAGTTTTCAAGATTACAGAGCCTGATTATCAATTGGTCTGCATGAATTTTGACTCGAAATGTTATCATGTCTAATTAACACTTCATCTCGTGCATTCCCAATCAATTGTTGGAGAGCAATAGCACAAAGACAAGCACAGAGTTCATGTCTTCCATGTACTACTATGTTTTTAACAGCTGGACTGGCTAAACTTCAGATTGCTCATGACAATATCACAATAAATGGAACTTACAAAAGTTTTTATGCTGTTTCCAGAATGACAAAAAGGTCGGATGTAATTtacaaaattttcagcaacatGCATAATGTGAATTGAATTAAACAACATTTTGGGTTGAAGTTTGGACCATTAAGGTGTTTAACTATCCCAGCGTATCGTCGAAAACACGTATAGCATGCAAATTTAACTATCGAGCGCTGGGTAGCTCGAGCGGTCCGCTCCCCCTCCTTAGGGTATGGCGATCTTCTTGGCTTGTCCAAGATTCAAGTCCCACTGTTAACGTGTTCGGTGTGGAGTGGGGCCTTCTCTCCcgggccgcaggggattagtcgagCCCCGTAAGAATTGACCCGGACAaccctgtgtcgacaaaaaaaaataaataaataaataaaatgcaaATTTAATGTTGCACCAATAGAAGTATGGTCTCATTAATTGGATGTTGACGCTGGTACACATCTTTGAAAAACATTAGCGATTTTTGGCCTTCCTGGAGCCTTCTTCGCGACTTTaaccaaccaaatatcaacggCCAAAAGCTTGGTTGACGAGCTTCAGTCCAAGATGAAGACAGCACTGGTGCATCTGACACTAGTATGTCTGAtgatcatatatatatatatatatatatatataccgaACTGGCAGGGTTAGATAATGGATACATAGGCGGTGCTTCTTCTCCAATTGCAAGGGCAATATTCAAAGACTCAGACGAGTCTGTGACGACTCGGTCGAGTCGTCACGGTCTCAGGCTTTCCCGATACGATATCGGGACGATACGATTTCGAGATACTTGACTTACTGAGACATCACCGTGAATGGTTGAAATGGTCAAGTCACACCGAATCACTCCGAATCATCTCGAGTCAAttcgaatttttattatttttactaattttttaattatttttgtttatcatatttttttacaatttttagaatattaaatatttcaaacaCTCACGTCTCCCCGAAATCGTGACCCATATGCCAAGACCGATGTGCAACGATTCGAGCAGCGACCGCAACCACCGAGActgcgactttgaaccatggtcATCACTGGAATATGTTGAATGCGTAAAATTACCATCATCTCTACTTACTTATGTTGAATGCGTCAGAGGTTCCTAGCTGCTTCCCACCTACTATGTTAGACGAATTAGAATATTTATCAATCTAACCGCTTACTGGTTTGGGAACCAACCGACATATTATATGAGGCAACACTTTCTTCTTCTCAAACTCATAGAACTACGATCGATGTCCTTTTCCCGGTGATTATTTACTGGCCTTTCCAATTCAATACTCAAAAGTTTGTTTTCTCCATCCATGAAGAAAGTTTATCATTTTCTGCTTAGCTTGCTTTTGATCCAAGAAATCTTGTGGATTCAACAGGGATGCGTGAACAAAGCCTACGTCGCCTTGGCAGCAGCAAGAGTTTTAGAAGAATCCTTCTCAGGGTTTCATGCACCAGCTTCTATTTCTTTTTCCGATGATCCTCTGTCTCCCTATGATTTCAGGGCAGCACTGCGAACCAGGAGACCTGGGCTTTCGCCACAACCTCCGGTGATCAATAACTCTCCTCATTTTTTCAAGAGTCCACCACCTCGACCACCACTGCCGCCACAAGCaccgccaccaccaccaccaccatgtTAAATTGTTAATGCATGTTGGAACAGTCAGAAATATATATGTATCCAGTTTCTTTCTCCACCACCTGTTCAGTTGTACTACCAATTGCTTGGACTAATGTAATAGTAGTATTAGTGTAGCCATGTACTGCTTCAAATAAAACCATCAAGCTTCCATTACTGCTTTGGTCTCCCCGTGCCTTTCTTAATTTCCAATAAAAATCGAAACACTCACGTCCTTGAGTTAATTAGCATTTTAATCTTAATTATTTCCTTGCAGTATTTGTATTTGTCAGTTGATATTCCTTTTTTCAAGTTTTGTGGcggatttttccttttcctttcccAGGAAAAATTGCACGACATTCCTCATTATGGATTTTGTTCTATATTCCTTTTTCCTCCTCATTAAAGCGACTTctgttttattttttcccttaaACTTAACAGACTAGGCCTTGCTAGTGTTGTAAAAGGATTTCGTCAAATAAAAAAAGGATTATTGATGAAAAGTCAATACTCAAAAGAGCACTTTTACATTTAATTAAGAGTACGCTTTTAGTTCCATTGGTTAAATATCCATgcaatttgataaaaaagatGACCTGTATAATATCTTGAGTGGAATTGTTCTCCCACCTGAAAACTTGACCCAGTACCTGCACTTCTTGGCCAATTTAGGTCCATCCAATTCCACCCCATTTTCTTTCTAACCTATTTGGATCTTTAGATTGGAACTGTGTGTGATGTTTCGAACACAATCCATTTTTAGGTAATATCCGAATTCAAAGAAGCAAGCGCAGCTTTATCATATATTGGTTTTAGGTTTCTTGTTATACAGTTACTGTCACAGGTATCATTGCACTTTACCCCTAATGCTCATTGATTTAGTCCTGCCAAAGCAATGGGTATGGAATTGGGAAATCCTTGCACATTTCAGCAGGGGAAGGGTTGATCGAATTCAAAAAACTGAGTGGGAATTGGAATTGTAATAATCTAAGATAAGATATTACTTCTTGATCTCGCCTCAATGATAAAAATTTTCAACTGGGGAAGGGTAGTTTTCTTGACATCTGAAAACAACCGGTATGGAGAACTGTTAAACCACAATGTATCGTTTTCTCACGCCGCCAATGCGGGATGTTCTGTCAAGGATCAATAGTTTCCCTAGTGCATCAGTAGAAGGAGAGCGTGCAATCGCTCCATTGAATTTTCCAGAAGGAGGAACGATTCAACGAAGCCCTCCAATGGTTCGAGTCTTGCATTCATAGCTCTCCAATTTTGTTTCAGAGTGAACATCGAGTCTAATGGATCAACTAGAAGGAACAAATTAAGATGCAGCAGAAGCAAGAATTCTTAAAtcaaaactttcaaaaataGAAGCGGTCATGTTTCAACCCTACAAAATAAATTAGAATAGAAGGGGCTAAAAGGAACCATCAATCTTAAGTATTTGAAGTAAACTGCAATCTGGAGAGTCTTTTAGAAGTACTTCTTTTAATGAAACGttaagtctttttttttttccttttttttaagagAGGAGTAAATTTGAAAGAGTCTTTTGATGCGCAATTTTCCTTTGCAACGACGTTGAATTTTACTGGCTTAACATATTGATATTCAAACTTAGAAATTTATGTGTAGGGGAGGCATTTATCAGTTAACTACGTAGGATACCACTCAGATTGTGCCTAGGAGTTGTGAATTGCCATTATTTTAATAGCAGGGGAGAGGTTGGATTTAAGAAATTAGGAGGGGATAGAAATTGTGATCTAAGTTAAGATTTTACTTTTTTGATCTCATCTCAATTTCAAGAAGTTATTGTCTTCttttttgtaaaagaaaatatcCTTTTGAGGAAAAGTACACATGAACAAGGAACTTTGGGTTATAATTACGTCCTCATCTCTTCAATTGCTCCAAGGAGAGCAAGGTTTACGTAGGCTGAACAATAATTTCCACATTTTATACAAATTGATCAAGAATCATCCTACCATCATTTTATTAATTGTGATCAACCTCATGTTGGAGTTGGCTTTGGAACACTCCTTTTGACAGATTCTTTACTGGAGGTCATATGTGTGGATCACTTCCCATTTTACCAATGAAAACTAAACAGACCATCCATTGCctgtaaatattaataattaagaaCCCGACCCAACCGAATACTGCCTCAAACTAATGGAGAATGAGACATGGCCAAAATTTTCAGTCAAAGGAACTCATGACATCTGGCCAAAGAGTCGTTTGCCAATTATGCAATTACTGTTGTTCAAGGCAAAACGTAGAATATATAACTCCCGAAAGATTATTAACAGCATTAGTTGGAAAATTCCATTCCTGTTGCTCAGGGTCTTAGTCGTTTCATTAATCAATAGATTATTACTGGAAGTTTGGCGCTTGAATGTGGCTGCAAAATGTAATTTATGCTTGTATTATCTGACCGAAAAAAGATGACTTTGTTAAGGACGAAGAACTGATTCTTCAAAATCACAGGGTCTTTAAATAACTTTCTCAAGATAAATGAATGAGACCGCAAAATTtagcaattgaaaattttgagatgGATACCGCTATCATGCCTATATATACTCCACCTTTTAACTCAAGCTCCGCAACCAAGTTAATCACCTCTAACCCCTATTTAACTCGGTACATTCTTCCTCTTGCATAACAGTAGTAATTGCTCATTCAATCGAGCGAACTTACTGTTCACTTTCTAAACCATCGTCAAACATGGGATTCATGCAGATTCTCATTCTGCTTTTTGTAATCAGTTTTCTTTCGATAGCTGCTAAAGGATTGCATGATCAGGAAAGCACCGTACAGACTTACATCGTGCATGTTGAGTTGCCTACAGATACTCCGCTTTCCAGTGCAAGTGCAAGCCCAAATAATGATGATTTAGAAAATTGGTACAAATCTTTCCTGCCGACAACCACTATCTCAAGCTCATCAAATGAAGCACCACGGATGCTTTATTCCTATCACAATGTTTTCAAAGGATTTGCAGCTAAATTATCAGCTGAAGATGTgaaagaaatggaaaagaagCCTGGATTCTTATCAGCTAGTCCCCAGGAGATGCTATCTCTACATACGACCCACACTCCTAGTTTCCTGGGGTTGCATCCGGATATGGGCTTCTGGAAGGATTCAAATTATGGAAACGGTGTGATTATTGGAGTCATGGACACCGGAATAAGGCCAGATCACCCTTCATTTAGTGATGAAGGAATGCCTCCACCACCTGCTAAATGGAAGGGAAAGTGTGAATTTAATTCCTCAGCTTGCAATAACAAATTAATTGGAGCAAGGAATTTCAACCAAGAATTTAGCGATTCCGTTTTAGATGAGGTTGGCCACGGTACTCACACAGCAAGCACAGCTGCAGGAAACTTTGTCCAAGGCGCTAATGTGTTGAGAAATGCTAATGGAACTGCTGCCGGTATCGCACCTCTAGCTCACTTGGCAATGTACAAAGTATGCATAATTGTTTGCCAAGGTGTTATATGCATAGATATTTGCCCTGAAAGTGCCATATTGGCTGCTATGGATGCGGCTATCGATGATGGGGTGGATATTCTTTCCCTGTCTATTGGAGGAAGTTCGAAACCATTTTATACAGACAGCGTCGCACTTGGTGCTTATACTGCAATGGAAAAGGGCATTTTGGTCAGCTGCTCAGCCGGAAATGGTGGTCCTTCCAATCAGTCTTTAGAAAATGAAGCCCCCTGGATACTTACGGTTGGTGCAAGCACCATCGACAGAAAAATAGTAGCTACTGCTTTGCTCGGGAACAAGGAGGAGTTTGATGGCGAATCTCTTTATAATCCTAAGCATTTTCTTTCAACTCCGTTTCCCTTGTACTATGCTGGCTGGAATGCAAGCGATATTTTATCTGCATATTGCTTCTCATCAGCTCTGAATAGCTCTAAGGTCCAGGGGAAAATTGTGGTCTGTGATCATGGTGGTGGCATATCAGGTGCTCAAAAAGGAGAACATGTCAAGGCTGCCGGTGGCGTTGGCATGATTATCATAAATGGACAGAACGAGGGTTACACCACTTTTGCCGATGCTCATGTCCTCCCGGCAACACATTTAAGTTATGCTGATGGAGTTAAGGTCCTGAGCTACATCAACTCAACAGAATTACCAATGGCTGCGATTTCATTCAAAGGAACTATTATTGGAGACGATCATGCTCCAGTGGTTGCTTCATTTTCTTCCAGAGGTCCTAGCATGGCAAGCCCTGGAATTTTGAAGCCGGATATAATTGGCCCTGGTGTAAACATTCTCGCTGCTTGGCCTCAATCCGTTGAAAACAACACAAACACCAAGTCCACATTCAACATACTCTCCGGCACCTCAATGTCTTGCCCTCACCTCAGTGGTGTAGCTGCCCTGCTCAAAAGCGCGCACCCTGATTGGTCTCCAGCTGCAATTAAGTCCGCCATCATGACCACAGCTGATCTTGTGAACCTTGCCAAGAATCCAATCGAGGATGAAAGGCTTCTTCCTGCAAACATTTTTGCGATAGGTTCAGGCCACGTGAATCCATCAAGAGCAAACAATCCAGGTCTAATCTACGACATTGTGCCAAAAGATTACGTGCCTTATTTGTGTGGTTTGAATTACACCAGAAGGGGGCTTCTTTACATTTTACAACGTAGGGTGAATTGCGCCGAAGAATCAAGCATCCCTGAAGCACAATTGAACTACCCTTCATTCTCTATCCAATTTGGATCACCTATTCAACGTTACACAAGGACGGTTACTAATGTTGGAGAGGCCAAATCAGTTTACACGGTTAAGGTTGTTCCCCCTGAAGGTGTCGAGGTTATAGTCAAACCCAAGACTCTGCGTTTCTCCGAGGTGAAACAGAAGGTGACATATGAGGTCGTATTCAGTCAATTGCCAACTGCAGCTAATAATACAGCGTCTCAGGGATCTATTACTTGGACTTCCGCAAAGGTCTCCGTCAGGAGTCCAATTGCTACAATTATAGGTGAAATGCCAATGTTCTAGATCATCCATGCATATATAAAGACGCGTAACGTAGTAGGTATCCCATGCATATTCCAATGGTTGGCGATTTCCTTTTGCTTACATTTTGATGTTTTTGTTTTGGGTGTGATTTCGATTTGAATAAACTTGTGCTTGTTTATCTTTCGGTTTTCATCAAATAAGTCCCAAATCAAAATGCAGCCGATACGAGCCACAGAAAGAACAAGAAGAACTGCGCAACTCTTCTTAAACTTTCGTGAAAATTACAATTTGGGCCCCTCAAAGTTTTATCTGAAGTTGAATATTGTCCTGCCAAGTTGTTTCAGCACTAACTTACCCGTTCCATTCTTTAATTTCTAGTCAAACACTATTCCGCGAGTGTGtcagtattatttgaaataattactgtaacactttttgtgatgtgatgtatgtgagataaaaaatagttgggaatataaaaagatgaattgggaaatatgtttatgatgcaagcgaaatattatttggaataatttagcaatccaaacacacaaaTTTTTACGCGCTTAAATTGTGTGGACTAAATTAATTGCTCTAAGGTCTGAGGACTCAAAACAAATTCATTTGCAACACtttctccaattttttttttacttttgagcaattttttttttccaattttaacTATTCAAACATGTGTATCACATCACTTTCTGTCGTCATCATTAGAGGTGCTATCGAACTCGATCAAAATTTGtgctactcgagctcgagcttgaactCAATCGAGTAAAAAAATTTggactcgaactcgactcgatgaaataaaactaaactcgaactcgactcgtttgaGCTCGAGTAAGCTAGAGTAAATATCAAGCCCAAgctactcgagttcgagctcgagttttgaaataaatctataattttttaaaaaatatataatatataatataatataaataaaatatgaaagCTCGATTAAGCTCGGCGAGTACTCaagtacttatttcttgagttcgaactcgactcgattcgCAAGCTACTCGTTAaaatcgagctcgagtcaagctTTTGATCAAGCTGCTCGTGAGTAGCTTGCGAGCAGCTTGACTTGCTAGCACCCCTAGTCATCATGTGTAAATTGTTCCACATATGGCATGTATTTTTAGCAATTCTTTTAAGTGGAGTGCACTTAATGGTAAGAAGGTAGtatgttaattaattaattttatctttctttctttcttttttcagcaATTCTTTCCAGATATGACATGTATTTTACTGGTTTGGGAAACAACTGACATATGAGAAAAGACATAGGGAGATCAAAACATTAGTTAACCATTTAAATCATTAATATTTTAAGGAATTAGCCAATAAAAGCTAACGCTTCTCATTAGAAATGGCAACAAGTCGGGATTGGAGCGGGCGACCCCTTTCCCACCCCCTGCCTTGCTGCCTACTAATTCATCTCAACCCCACTTCCTGCTCTCCTTCGCGGGTGCCCTCATGGGGTTAATAAAAATGTgtcatataattttattataatagaattttaacaaataatcaagtattaaaatatcaacacatcatcaaattattatccattgtaatttcacaattgaaacccataaaaacaatcaaacaaaagttgtttgaaTACAAttcaacatgatgaaataaatacaactaaagtagtcaaattTTTACTTTTGACACAAATATAATTACTAAGTCATTATTGTGGCTCTTTTAAGAAAAAAGTATTATTGcgttaagtgtaattagaaatttagtataaattattagtaaatttagtataactaattaataatttttattgatagacatgtataattattagtataattgataatatcaattatattaaatatattaatattcattgtataatatatataactaataatatcattattataaatttgtaactaattaaatttattaattttttaacgGATGACGAGGCCCTATCCCCGGCCCATTTCTAAATGAGggaaaaaatttccttttaccCTACCCCACCACCTGCCTCATTAGCCCCGCATCGAACCCAATTGCCATACCTACTTATCATTGAACCCGTAGAAAAGGTAACACAGCACTTGTCAATGACAAGACTACTAATCCTGAAAAATGTCATGTCCcatcaaaattggaaaacaaatctacattTGAATGACATCCAACCCTTTCTtgtttaggtttttttttttattgtaatgATAACAATTGTAGATCCTACTTTACCTTAatttaagagaaaagaaa contains:
- the LOC113763966 gene encoding subtilisin-like protease SBT1.7 — encoded protein: MGFMQILILLFVISFLSIAAKGLHDQESTVQTYIVHVELPTDTPLSSASASPNNDDLENWYKSFLPTTTISSSSNEAPRMLYSYHNVFKGFAAKLSAEDVKEMEKKPGFLSASPQEMLSLHTTHTPSFLGLHPDMGFWKDSNYGNGVIIGVMDTGIRPDHPSFSDEGMPPPPAKWKGKCEFNSSACNNKLIGARNFNQEFSDSVLDEVGHGTHTASTAAGNFVQGANVLRNANGTAAGIAPLAHLAMYKVCIIVCQGVICIDICPESAILAAMDAAIDDGVDILSLSIGGSSKPFYTDSVALGAYTAMEKGILVSCSAGNGGPSNQSLENEAPWILTVGASTIDRKIVATALLGNKEEFDGESLYNPKHFLSTPFPLYYAGWNASDILSAYCFSSALNSSKVQGKIVVCDHGGGISGAQKGEHVKAAGGVGMIIINGQNEGYTTFADAHVLPATHLSYADGVKVLSYINSTELPMAAISFKGTIIGDDHAPVVASFSSRGPSMASPGILKPDIIGPGVNILAAWPQSVENNTNTKSTFNILSGTSMSCPHLSGVAALLKSAHPDWSPAAIKSAIMTTADLVNLAKNPIEDERLLPANIFAIGSGHVNPSRANNPGLIYDIVPKDYVPYLCGLNYTRRGLLYILQRRVNCAEESSIPEAQLNYPSFSIQFGSPIQRYTRTVTNVGEAKSVYTVKVVPPEGVEVIVKPKTLRFSEVKQKVTYEVVFSQLPTAANNTASQGSITWTSAKVSVRSPIATIIGEMPMF